TGGAATGCAGGTGGTGTTTGCTGAACGCAAGGGAGCGAGCACTTGCCGCGAGGGTTACACGTCCTTTGAAGAGGTACTTAAAACCGCGGATGCAATCAGCTTACACTGCCCGTTAACGGCTCAGACAGAGAATGTAATCTCTAGCGAAGAGTTTCAGATGATGAAACCAAATTGTGTGCTGGTCAATGCAGGACGCGGTGGACTGGTGGATGAAGTCGCGTTAGTTGAAGCGCTGCGCAGTGGCGAGATTGCAGGGGCGGGTGTTGACGTATTCACGGCTGAGCCGGCAGATAAGTCTAACCCTCTTTTAGCAAACAGTGACTTACCTAATCTTATTTTGACACCTCATGTGGCGTGGGGCAGCGATAGTGCGATACAGAAGCTGGCGGATATTCTAATGGATAACATTGACGCGTTTGCAGCAGGGGTCGCTCAAAATCTAGTGACGTAGTCTTTGGTTGAATTCCTCCAATAAAAAAGGTTGGCATAGAAGCCAACCTTTTGTGCTTGAGAACGGAATAAACTTAGCCTTGTGGCTTCACCACCAAAACATTGATTGGTGAGTTCTGTACCACTTTGCTTGCTACAGAGCCTAGAACCACTTTATCAATCTTAGAGCGCTTATGGCTTGGCATAACGATAAGGTCTGCGCCTAGCTTCTCTGCGTGGTCTAAAATGGTCGAGTAGGTTTTACCTTCAGCCACATGTACTTTGTAGATCACTTCGTCATCGATGTATTTATCTGCAAACTCTTGAAGCTGACGCTTTACGTCTTGCTTCATTTGGTTTGCTGCATCTTTCGGGAAGTAAGATGCAACCATAGACATGTGAATACCTGGCAGAACGTTCAAAAGGTGAATCTCTGCGTTGCTATGTTTAGCGTGCCATACTGCAAGTTCAACGGCTTTGTCTGAAAAGCCTTTGTCATTAAGATCAACTGGAACAAGGATTTGTCTGTACATGTTTTTGTCTCTTTAGTTTAGCGGCGCTGAGCGAGTCTAGCACCGTACTATCCTTTCCGTGTAATACAGAAGTGAAAGCGTTTGGAATACTCTCACTTCCCATCGTTACGCGCTAATCTCATCCTTACGAGCACGTCTTCTTTGGTTCATACCTAAGCCAATGAGGATCAGTAGAGTCGGAACAAATACCCACTCTTTCATTGGTCGGTCAGCATCTTGAATGATGGACTTAATTTCCCAATCAAAATCGATACCAGCCGCTTCAGCAGGGCTGCCAAACTCAACCATGTCGACAATCATCTTGCCGTCAGCTTCGGTTAGCATCAGACCCATTGATGAGATACGTTCTTCAGCAGTGGCTGCCTTGTCATCAAACGGCAGACGCACAGTCTTTTCTGAGTATTCGCCTTCTAGGTTCTCACCACCGACTCTTAGTTCGATAGATTGTCCTACATTTAGCTGCTCAGTAACTTGCGCAATCTCAACACCTGGTGAAAGAACTTTCGCTGGGTAGATCATGTCCCACCAGAAACCTGGACGGAAGAAAGAGAAGGTCAGTACAAGTAAGAGTACCGTTTCCCACCATTTATTCTTAGTGAACCACCAACCTTGCGTCGCGGCAGAGAAGATCAGCATCGCTGCTACTGATGAGAAGATCGTCAGCGCTAAATGCCACCATGAATCAATGCCCATCAACAGTAGTTGAGTATTGAAGATGAACATGAATGGCAAGATGGCAGTACGGATATCGTAGGTAAAGCCTTGAATACCAGTACGGATTGGATCTGACTTAGCAATCGCTGCGGCTGCAAAGGCTGCTAGGCCAACTGGCGGTGTATCATCGGCTAAGATACCGAAGTAGAACACGAACAGGTGAACCGCAATCAATGGAATGATCAAGCCGTGTGCTGCACCTAGAGTTACGATTACCGGCGCCATGAGAGTCGAAACAACAATGTAGTTAGCGGTTGTTGGTAGACCCATACCTAGAATTAAGCTAATTACCGCAGTAAACAGCAGCATGAGTAGGATGCTACCACCTGAGATAAACTCAACGAAGTCAGTCATAACCAGACCGATACCAGTAAGTGTTACCACACCTACCACTGTACCAGCTGCGGCAGTCGCCACACCGATACCGATCATGTTACGCGCACCTGAAACCAGTGCTTCAGCTAGATCGATAAAGCCTTCTTTTGTTTGAGCCGCAAGATCTTCAGATTTGGTCATCATCGCCATCAGTGGACGTTGAGTGATCAGAATAAAGATCATAAACACCGTTGCCCAGAATGCGGATAGACCCGGAGAGAAGCGCTCAACGGTTAGACACCATACTAGAACCACGATAGGCAGTAGGTAGTGCAAGCCTGACTTGATGGTTGGACCTGGATCCGGTACTTCCGTTAGGTTCTCGTCGATTTCGATACCGCCCTCTTTAGCGTATTTTGCTGAGATGCGAATCAAACCAAGATAGGAGAGAAGTAGAGCGACTGTGACGATAGGTGTCGCAGCTGCGCCAAACACATCTTTCGTCCAACCAACACCGTAGTAAACCACTGCACTGATGATACATAGACCTAAAATCGTGCCAGTGAACGATAGTAGACTTTGAACCACAGTTGGAGTGTGACGACGAGGAAGACCTGTCATGCCCGCTTTACACGCTTCTAAGTGAACGATGTAAATCAGAGCGATGTAAGAAATAAGTGCAGGTAGTAGTGCCGCTTTGATAACTTCAACGTAAGAGATACCCACGTATTCCACCATCAAAAATGCAGCTGCACCCATGATTGGCGGAGTCAGTTGACCATTGGTTGAAGCTGCTACTTCTACTGCGCCCGCTTTAGTCCCTGGGAAGCCAACACGTTTCATCAGTGGAATCGTGAAAGTACCTGTGGTTACTACGTTAGCAATCGAAGAACCAGAAACTAGACCAGATAGACCTGAAGCCACAACCGCGGCTTTTGCTGGGCCGCCTTTCATGTGTCCAAGCAGTGAGAATGCGACTTTGATGAAGTAAGCACCTGCGCCCGCACGCTCCAGCATCGCACCAAAGAGTACGAACAAGAATACGAATGAGGTAGAAACACCCAGAGCAACACCAAATACACCTTCAGTCGTTAACCATAGATGCGACATTGCTTTGTTGAGACTTGCACCTTTGTGTGCGATCACGTCTGGCATGTATGGACCACCGAACGTGTACAGCAGGAATACAGCTGCAACCACCATAAGCGGTGGACCAAGTGCACGTCGTGTCGCTTCCAGTAGCAGTACCATACCGGTTACCGCTGCCACAATATCAAAAGTCGTCGGAGCGCCTGAACGGCCAGCGAGCTCCGTGTAAAAAATGTAGATATAAGCAGCAGAGAAACTACCAGCAAGCGCCAATACCCAATCAAGAGCTGGTATATAGTCGCGAGGAGAATTCTTTAATGCTGGGTAAGCAGTAAATGCAAGAAAGATAGCAAACGTGAGGTGAATGGCTCGTGCTTGAGTATCGTTCAATACAGCGAAGTCAAAAATAAATGGTAGCGGAGATGCATACCAAAGTTGGAACAATGACCAACATAGCGGCACAAACCATAGAATACGACCTTGCATACCGCTCGGGCTACGTGCTCCAGTGTCTGATTGTGCCACCATTTCTTGCACATC
The Vibrio pelagius genome window above contains:
- a CDS encoding TRAP transporter permease, whose product is MTQTTSPSSDVQEMVAQSDTGARSPSGMQGRILWFVPLCWSLFQLWYASPLPFIFDFAVLNDTQARAIHLTFAIFLAFTAYPALKNSPRDYIPALDWVLALAGSFSAAYIYIFYTELAGRSGAPTTFDIVAAVTGMVLLLEATRRALGPPLMVVAAVFLLYTFGGPYMPDVIAHKGASLNKAMSHLWLTTEGVFGVALGVSTSFVFLFVLFGAMLERAGAGAYFIKVAFSLLGHMKGGPAKAAVVASGLSGLVSGSSIANVVTTGTFTIPLMKRVGFPGTKAGAVEVAASTNGQLTPPIMGAAAFLMVEYVGISYVEVIKAALLPALISYIALIYIVHLEACKAGMTGLPRRHTPTVVQSLLSFTGTILGLCIISAVVYYGVGWTKDVFGAAATPIVTVALLLSYLGLIRISAKYAKEGGIEIDENLTEVPDPGPTIKSGLHYLLPIVVLVWCLTVERFSPGLSAFWATVFMIFILITQRPLMAMMTKSEDLAAQTKEGFIDLAEALVSGARNMIGIGVATAAAGTVVGVVTLTGIGLVMTDFVEFISGGSILLMLLFTAVISLILGMGLPTTANYIVVSTLMAPVIVTLGAAHGLIIPLIAVHLFVFYFGILADDTPPVGLAAFAAAAIAKSDPIRTGIQGFTYDIRTAILPFMFIFNTQLLLMGIDSWWHLALTIFSSVAAMLIFSAATQGWWFTKNKWWETVLLLVLTFSFFRPGFWWDMIYPAKVLSPGVEIAQVTEQLNVGQSIELRVGGENLEGEYSEKTVRLPFDDKAATAEERISSMGLMLTEADGKMIVDMVEFGSPAEAAGIDFDWEIKSIIQDADRPMKEWVFVPTLLILIGLGMNQRRRARKDEISA
- a CDS encoding universal stress protein; the encoded protein is MYRQILVPVDLNDKGFSDKAVELAVWHAKHSNAEIHLLNVLPGIHMSMVASYFPKDAANQMKQDVKRQLQEFADKYIDDEVIYKVHVAEGKTYSTILDHAEKLGADLIVMPSHKRSKIDKVVLGSVASKVVQNSPINVLVVKPQG